Proteins from a genomic interval of Deinococcus depolymerans:
- a CDS encoding transposase gives MPGWQPTHYSRAQLEERRLAALAWIERGTHRNQEIANHFGVSVHTIYTWKARLRRNGGLKATIASGATSRLTAAQHEQLRTFLREGAVHHGFPDPTWTTRRVTDLIGRHFDVWYHHEVVGWNYARHH, from the coding sequence ATGCCTGGTTGGCAACCGACCCACTACTCCCGCGCTCAACTCGAGGAGCGCCGCCTCGCCGCTCTCGCATGGATTGAACGCGGAACCCATCGGAACCAGGAGATTGCGAATCACTTCGGTGTCTCCGTCCATACGATCTACACCTGGAAAGCACGACTACGCCGCAATGGTGGCCTGAAGGCCACCATTGCCAGTGGCGCAACCTCGCGGCTCACAGCGGCACAACACGAACAATTGCGCACCTTCCTGCGGGAGGGTGCGGTGCACCACGGGTTCCCTGATCCGACGTGGACGACACGTCGGGTCACTGATCTGATCGGACGTCACTTTGACGTGTGGTATCACCACGAGGTAGTTGGCTGGAACTATGCCCGACACCACTGA
- the deoC gene encoding deoxyribose-phosphate aldolase — MWQVYQLRSSPRSIGWGGSSGGREAVFVHPHPLLKPTATRADIVNLCAEARDHSFFAACLNPVFLGLAKAELAGSDVKVAPVCGFPLGAVSSEQKAVEARLSVEAGADEVDMVIHIGAALANEWDAVEADVRGVRRAIPDTVLKVPTLTCFLSDEQKREATAAVVRAGAEFVKSGAGFGMGGAGAGSRCYPSRLTMWRISPGGTSSRSRMTSG; from the coding sequence ATGTGGCAAGTCTATCAACTCAGATCTTCGCCGCGATCAATAGGCTGGGGGGGGTCTTCTGGGGGGCGTGAAGCTGTCTTCGTCCACCCCCATCCCCTCCTGAAGCCCACCGCCACCCGCGCGGACATCGTGAACTTGTGCGCCGAGGCGCGTGACCACTCGTTCTTCGCGGCGTGCCTGAATCCGGTGTTCCTTGGGCTGGCGAAGGCGGAGTTGGCGGGGTCGGACGTGAAGGTGGCGCCCGTGTGTGGGTTCCCGCTGGGTGCGGTGAGCAGCGAGCAGAAGGCGGTGGAGGCCCGCCTGAGCGTGGAGGCGGGTGCGGACGAGGTGGACATGGTGATTCACATCGGCGCGGCGCTCGCGAACGAGTGGGACGCGGTGGAGGCGGATGTGCGCGGGGTGCGTCGTGCGATTCCGGACACGGTGTTGAAGGTGCCCACCCTGACGTGCTTCCTGAGTGATGAGCAGAAGCGGGAGGCGACGGCGGCGGTGGTGCGGGCCGGGGCGGAGTTCGTGAAGTCAGGTGCGGGCTTCGGCATGGGCGGCGCTGGCGCAGGTTCGCGCTGTTACCCTTCGCGGTTGACGATGTGGCGGATTTCGCCGGGTGGGACGTCCAGCAGGTCGCGGATGACCAGCGGGTAG
- a CDS encoding NUDIX hydrolase: MKFSVRVAVLCTRGDRLLTNTEPGIGFHYLPGGAVTTDEDSATAAAREWTEETGLPPGPLRLVGVVESFFGPANHRQHEIGFYYHTPAPAELPDNPFTVQDNPGVTCHWLPMNDTESTPVYPLVIRDLLDVPPGEIRHIVNREG, encoded by the coding sequence GTGAAATTCAGCGTGCGGGTCGCTGTCCTCTGCACGCGCGGCGACCGCCTCCTCACGAACACCGAGCCCGGCATCGGCTTTCACTACCTGCCCGGCGGGGCCGTCACCACCGACGAGGACTCCGCCACCGCCGCCGCCCGCGAATGGACGGAAGAAACAGGCCTGCCCCCCGGCCCACTGCGACTGGTCGGCGTGGTCGAGAGCTTCTTCGGCCCCGCCAACCACCGCCAGCACGAGATCGGCTTCTACTACCACACACCCGCCCCAGCGGAACTGCCGGACAACCCGTTCACCGTGCAGGACAACCCCGGCGTGACCTGCCACTGGCTCCCGATGAACGACACCGAATCCACCCCGGTCTACCCGCTGGTCATCCGCGACCTGCTGGACGTCCCACCCGGCGAAATCCGCCACATCGTCAACCGCGAAGGGTAA